One Bacteroidota bacterium genomic window carries:
- a CDS encoding PAS domain-containing protein: MKKQNINPENAARLRQMAEEHLKLQKSKTNKIVSEAAMLKLIHELEVHQIELEMQNEELGIAKEKAELAEEKYKELYDFAPSGYLSISKEGEIIGLNFVAARMLGKERSNLIKNKFALFISKETLPVFNLFLQNIFTSKKKQS, from the coding sequence ATGAAAAAGCAAAATATTAATCCGGAAAATGCCGCCAGACTTCGCCAAATGGCGGAAGAACATTTAAAGCTGCAAAAATCAAAAACAAATAAAATTGTTTCGGAAGCTGCCATGCTGAAACTGATTCACGAACTGGAAGTTCATCAGATTGAACTTGAAATGCAAAATGAAGAACTTGGAATAGCAAAAGAAAAAGCAGAACTGGCAGAAGAAAAATATAAAGAACTTTATGATTTTGCACCCTCCGGCTATCTTTCAATTTCAAAAGAAGGTGAGATCATAGGACTGAATTTTGTTGCCGCCCGAATGCTGGGTAAGGAACGTTCAAATTTGATTAAAAATAAATTTGCTCTATTTATTTCAAAAGAAACTCTTCCGGTTTTTAATCTTTTCCTTCAAAATATTTTTACAAGCAAAAAAAAACAATCCTGA
- a CDS encoding PAS domain-containing sensor histidine kinase yields the protein MTVVDYTERKLTEIELIKAKEKVEESEERFALVIDASETGIWDWNIETNEVFFSEQWKRQIGYEDHEIKNDFGSWIELLHPNEKEACQNAVQTYLNNPVEHFILEFRFRHKDGSYRWIHNKASSIKNKDGNVVRMFGVHTDITDHKQAELHIKHQNEELKKLNTTKDKFFSIIAHDLKIPFNSIIGFSELLVKQINEKDYDGIKKYAGIILQSSQRAMELLMNLMEWSRSQTGRIKFNPERFDLTVFINNITLLFDDIAGQKTIVIKNEIPPNAHVFADQAMINTVLRNLISNAIKFTKPGGEIILSVTEGKKELTVSVKDNGIGIPNDRINKLFRIDENLSTQGTSNEAGTGLGLLLCKEFIEKHKAKIWVESEEGMGSTFYFTLPLNA from the coding sequence TTGACGGTAGTAGACTACACTGAAAGAAAATTAACTGAAATTGAGTTAATTAAAGCCAAAGAAAAAGTCGAAGAAAGTGAAGAGCGTTTTGCACTTGTTATAGATGCATCGGAGACAGGTATCTGGGACTGGAATATTGAAACAAATGAAGTATTTTTTTCTGAACAATGGAAAAGACAAATAGGTTACGAAGACCACGAAATCAAAAATGATTTTGGCTCTTGGATCGAACTTCTGCACCCTAACGAAAAGGAAGCCTGCCAGAATGCTGTTCAAACCTACCTGAATAATCCGGTTGAACATTTTATCCTTGAATTCAGATTCCGCCATAAAGATGGAAGCTACCGATGGATTCACAATAAAGCCTCCTCGATAAAAAACAAAGATGGAAATGTTGTCAGAATGTTTGGTGTACATACAGATATTACTGACCACAAACAAGCAGAATTACATATCAAACACCAGAACGAAGAGCTTAAAAAGCTTAACACCACCAAAGACAAATTCTTCTCTATCATTGCCCACGACCTTAAAATTCCATTCAATTCAATTATTGGATTTAGCGAACTTTTGGTTAAGCAAATCAACGAAAAGGATTATGATGGGATAAAGAAATATGCCGGGATTATCCTGCAGTCGTCCCAGCGTGCAATGGAATTGCTGATGAACCTCATGGAGTGGTCACGTTCCCAAACCGGAAGGATCAAGTTTAATCCTGAGCGGTTCGATTTAACGGTATTCATTAACAACATCACACTGCTGTTCGATGATATTGCAGGGCAAAAAACAATAGTAATCAAAAATGAGATTCCCCCCAATGCTCATGTATTTGCCGATCAGGCTATGATAAATACAGTGCTGAGAAACCTGATTTCGAATGCAATTAAATTTACCAAACCGGGTGGAGAGATTATTCTATCGGTGACAGAAGGAAAAAAAGAACTCACGGTCTCAGTAAAAGATAACGGTATCGGAATCCCGAATGACAGAATTAACAAATTGTTTCGGATTGATGAAAACCTCTCTACACAGGGCACTTCCAATGAAGCAGGAACCGGACTGGGTTTACTACTCTGTAAAGAGTTCATTGAAAAGCATAAAGCAAAAATCTGGGTTGAAAGTGAAGAAGGTATGGGCTCAACATTTTATTTCACCTTGCCTCTCAATGCCTAA